The sequence below is a genomic window from Lolium perenne isolate Kyuss_39 chromosome 7, Kyuss_2.0, whole genome shotgun sequence.
GGAGGGCGGAGAGGACGTCAGATTCGAGTTCATCGAAGGTGTTGAGGATGACGGCCCCGGCCTTTGCGAGGTTGCGGGTCTCCGATTCGTTGAAGCGGAGGCCGAAGCTGTCGGGGTCATCAGTTCTACGAAGGAAGCCCGAGATGTCGCCCAGTTTTATCGGTGGCATGCCAGGGATCCAGTCGATGATGGCTTCGAGCTCGGTCTCATCTGCAGAGATGTCTTGAATTAATAGCGTAGTGTCCAAACATATCGGTACTACGGTATTTTTCCGAAGTAGTGGCAATTGCAGAAACATCTCGAATTacgaatttttcattttcataatataTATCTACGGATTTAAGACAAAGGAATGCGACAAGTGAATACCTTTGACAGGGAAATAACCTTTGTCCCTGAGCTCCGGGAGCTTCATGTGTCCCATGAGAGCGCCTGCGCTGCATCCCCAGAGCGACATACTCTGGAGGCCCAGCTCACGCGCCACGTCCAGCGCGAAGCTCATCATAAACGTCGGCACCACGCATGTCACAGGCGGCACACCGGCGGTGCAGTTCAGCCGCGCGATGAGCTCTCTGAGCGGCGCAGCGCAGCGCTGGCTAACGGCCATGGACAGGCTCAGCCCGTAGTCATGAGCGCCCCGCTCCTCCGCAGACAAGCCATCGGGTATCGTCTCGAACCGGAAGCCGTCGCGGCCGCGCAAAGCCTCGGCGCCCTCGGTGGCCGCCACGCGCTGGTGGTTGTGCTCCGTGTTCACGAAAGTCACGTACACGCCCTGCTGGTACAGCAGCTTCGCGAGCTGCAGTGCCGGGTTAATGTTGCCGGGGCATGGGTACGGCACCACCACGGCGTGAGGCCTCGCCCTTTGCATCATCCTTTCCATGTCCATCCCACACGGTTAACAGGAACAACTGCAAAATGTATGTAGTACGATGTGTGTTAGGGACAACCTTTGCGTGGTCTCTCATGCCTTTTATATAGAAAATGGCTCGAGGCTTTAAGCGATGTTATCTCACTAGATGGGTCTAGAAATCTAATTTTGGCTTTTAATTAGCTAGTTTCTAACTTTCTATGGTTGCTATGACACGTTGgccacatatataagaagacaatCTAATTATTTGTCAGTTCCTGTATGTACCAGGTGTCATACCAATCACACAAACAAGATATTTAAAGGCCAGCCATATAAACATAGAAATCTGACAAATAAAATAGTTGTTGTTATTTCATCAGATTCCATGCATGTACATTTCACTTTTAGTTAGTTCGTTTACACCCTTGCGGTAGCTCTTTGGATCCGTACTTAAAAACAAATAACATCAACGGTTTCTACACGTATACACTCGGCTATAGATAGTGTGTTTCTATGTTTGCTATGACATGTTGGCCACATACATAAAATGACATCACGTTTCATCAATGCACATTTCCCCTTTTAATTAGGTGCATTTGGAT
It includes:
- the LOC127315302 gene encoding UDP-glycosyltransferase 85A5-like, giving the protein MDMERMMQRARPHAVVVPYPCPGNINPALQLAKLLYQQGVYVTFVNTEHNHQRVAATEGAEALRGRDGFRFETIPDGLSAEERGAHDYGLSLSMAVSQRCAAPLRELIARLNCTAGVPPVTCVVPTFMMSFALDVARELGLQSMSLWGCSAGALMGHMKLPELRDKGYFPVKDETELEAIIDWIPGMPPIKLGDISGFLRRTDDPDSFGLRFNESETRNLAKAGAVILNTFDELESDVLSALRAEYPHVYTIGPLGSLLRHHHINNDATAGDSTSLNLWKKDTEFVPWLDAQEPNSVVYVNFGSHAVLTPEQMAEFAWGLATAGYPFLWAVRDSDVLAGLPPDFLSEVSGRCRLTTWCAQEHVLRHRAVGCFLTHNGWNSTCESIAAGVPMVCWPGFADQYTNSKYACEVWRVGTRLDDEVRRKQVARRVREVMQGENGVRGSAEMWKAKGEEAVCADGTSHDNMQQMVKAINIKATAS